The following coding sequences are from one Triticum aestivum cultivar Chinese Spring chromosome 5A, IWGSC CS RefSeq v2.1, whole genome shotgun sequence window:
- the LOC123101506 gene encoding histone H3.3-like: MDRTKQTARKSTGGKAPRKQLATKAAHKSAPTTGGMKKPHRYRPGTVTLCEIHKYQKSTELLIRKLPFQRLVREIAQDFKPPRSRTVAAAPAHTAAARQMPQLLTAAATLALLLLMLLIMEFIMELGAVYHQSQLLT, encoded by the exons ATGGATCGTACTAAGCAGACTGCTCGTAAGTCCACTGGAGGAAAGGCTCCTAGGAAGCAGCTAGCCACCAAG GCTGCCCATAAGTCTGCTCCCACAACTGGAGGAATGAAGAAACCTCACCGTTACCGCCCTGGAACTGTTACTCTTTG TGAGATCCACAAGTACCAGAAGAGCACGGAGCTGCTCATCAGGAAGCTTCCATTCCAGAGGCTTGTTAGGGAGATTGCCCAGGACTTCAAG CCCCCTCGCTCGCGTACTGTTGCTGCTGCTCCTGCGCATACTGCTGCTGCTCGCCAGATGCCGCAGCTACTCACTGCTGCTGCTACTCTTGCACTGCTGCTGCTAATGCTACTCATTATGGAATTCATTATGGAACTTGGTGCAGTGTACCATCAGTCACAGCTGCTGACTTAG